GACAGATACAACTTTACATTTAATTAGACCATTAGGATTCAGTACGGACGACAAGATGTTACGAAGAGCAGGGTTAGATTATTGGAAATTTGTTAATATCGTTTACTATGACAGCATTGAAGAATTTTTTGAAAAGACAGAAGGCGGTCATTACTATTTATTAACGAAGTTTGGTACGCAACCACATACAGAATTTGATTACAGTCAATTTGATGAGGACCATTATTTTATCTTTGGTAGAGAAACGACTGGATTACCTGATTGGGTTAAAGAAAAGTATAAAGATACAGCTTTACGTATTCCAATGAATGGTAATGTGAGATCTCTGAACCTTTCAAATACAGCAGCGATATTAATTTATGAAGCATTAAGACAACAAAATTATCCGAATTTATCATAAAAAAATGTGAGCCAAAAATATTATTTTTGGCTCACATTATATAAGGATTAATGATTCGATTTAAGAGATTCTAGTTCTTTATTTAAATCTTCTTCTTTAAGACCATAGTCTTTAGAATCGCGACCAGCAGTTAACATCGCAGTAATAAATGCTACACCAACCATACAGATTAAAAGCGTATTCATTTAATTAGCCCCCTCATAATGTTATGTTATCTTTATTATATACGAAGTATTGGAATAATTAAATATCTTTTTAAGGAGACGTTCAAATGGATCATTATATATTAGCAAACGCAACGATATATACAGAACAAGGTAAAATTGAAAATGGTTATATTGAAGTTAAAAAGGGTTATATTCAAGATGTTCAGGCAGGGGCATATACGGGAAATGTCACAAGTATAGATTTAGAAGGACAGCAAGTGATTCCGGGATTTATTGATATACATATTCATGGTGGTTACGGTCAAGATGTCATGGACGCTACAGAATCATCATTAGATATATTGAGTGCACATTTAGTTTCTGAAGGAACAACAAGCTTCTTAGCAACGACAATGACACAATCTACAGAAGCAGTTAATCAAGCATTAGAAAATGTAGCTCATTTTCAACCGAAAGATGAACGATGTTCAGAAATTCTGGGCGTGCACTTAGAAGGTCCATTTATTTCAGAACATAAAGTAGGTGCACAAAACCCAGCATTCGTTTCTAGACCAACTACTGAAAAACTTAAAAATTATCAAGCAAAAGCAAAAGATAACATAAAAATTGTAACCATTGCTCCAGAAGTAGAAGGGGCAAAAGAAACAATTAAAGAGATGAAAGACGATATTATATTCTCGGCAGGCCATACAGTGAGTGATTATGACGAATTAGAAGATGCTGTAAAAATCGGATTAAAACATATTACTCATTTATACAATGCACAGACGCCTTTTACGCACCGTGAACCTGGTGTGTTTGGTGCAGCATTAACAAATGAACGATTGACGACTGAAGTTATAGTAGATGGAATTCATGCACATCCAGCAGCTGTGAAGTTGGCATATTTAGCAAAAGGAAATCAAAATTTTTGTGTCATCACTGATGCAATGCGAGCAAAAGGTATGACTGACGGAGAATATGATTTAGGTGGCCAAGCTGTGTTCGTGAAAAATAATGAAGCGCGATTGGAATCAGGTGCATTAGCAGGAAGTATATTGTTAATGAATCATGGATTGAAAAATTTAATGAACTTCGCAAACATTACACTTGAGGAAGCATGGAGGACTACTAGCTTAAACCAAGCAATCAGATTAAAAGTCGATGATAGACTTGGATCAATCAAAATT
The Mammaliicoccus sp. Dog046 genome window above contains:
- the trmL gene encoding tRNA (uridine(34)/cytosine(34)/5-carboxymethylaminomethyluridine(34)-2'-O)-methyltransferase TrmL is translated as MTNHVVLYQPEIPANTGNIARSCAATDTTLHLIRPLGFSTDDKMLRRAGLDYWKFVNIVYYDSIEEFFEKTEGGHYYLLTKFGTQPHTEFDYSQFDEDHYFIFGRETTGLPDWVKEKYKDTALRIPMNGNVRSLNLSNTAAILIYEALRQQNYPNLS
- the nagA gene encoding N-acetylglucosamine-6-phosphate deacetylase; this translates as MDHYILANATIYTEQGKIENGYIEVKKGYIQDVQAGAYTGNVTSIDLEGQQVIPGFIDIHIHGGYGQDVMDATESSLDILSAHLVSEGTTSFLATTMTQSTEAVNQALENVAHFQPKDERCSEILGVHLEGPFISEHKVGAQNPAFVSRPTTEKLKNYQAKAKDNIKIVTIAPEVEGAKETIKEMKDDIIFSAGHTVSDYDELEDAVKIGLKHITHLYNAQTPFTHREPGVFGAALTNERLTTEVIVDGIHAHPAAVKLAYLAKGNQNFCVITDAMRAKGMTDGEYDLGGQAVFVKNNEARLESGALAGSILLMNHGLKNLMNFANITLEEAWRTTSLNQAIRLKVDDRLGSIKIGKQADLVVVDSEINVLTTIKKGYIIDND